A single window of Eucalyptus grandis isolate ANBG69807.140 chromosome 1, ASM1654582v1, whole genome shotgun sequence DNA harbors:
- the LOC104455353 gene encoding LOW QUALITY PROTEIN: MDIS1-interacting receptor like kinase 2 (The sequence of the model RefSeq protein was modified relative to this genomic sequence to represent the inferred CDS: inserted 1 base in 1 codon) yields MKKSNATLPLLLFLCLLFLLPFQASPSPTTEAQALVKWKNSLSPPPPSLSSWSLTNITHLCNWTGVACNNGGSVSEISLSGSSLSGTLHALNFASFPNLTRFDVSNNNLKGLIPSLISNLSKLRFLDLGSNLFEGGIPPEIGQLEEIQYLSLLNNSLNGTIPYQISNLEKVWHLDLGSNYLESPDWSKFSTMPSVTYLSLFYNFLDGKFPGFVADCQNLTYLDLSQNMLTGEIPEAVYVNLVNLEYLNLTSNSLQGLISNISKLSQLKEIRIVNNSFSGLIPGDIGSLSQLQMIEIYNNSFEGAIPSSIGQLRQLEKLDLHLNLLNSSIPSELSLCSKLTFLALAKNSISGELPLSLSNLVRLSEFGASDNHLSGELSPYFFTNWTELISLQLQNNSLSGKIPPEIGILTKLNYLYLYRNSLSGSIPTGIGSLKNLLELDLSQNNLSGQIPLTLGNLSNLQLLQLFSNNLNGTIPPEVGNLTRLITLDLSTNQLYGEVPETISRLANLESISLFTNNFSGGIPRDFGKYSPSLQYVSFSDNSFTGELPPELCSGFALQYLTVNGNKFTGRLPNCLRNCSGLTRVRLDSNQFTADLTSVFGVYPNLTFRSLSNNRFVGNLSAEWGDCENLTNLQIDGNKIAGRIPPELGKLSQLRVLTLHNNDLTGKIPTEMGNLGELLRLNLSNNHLAGDIPISLGNLSRLKFFDLSKNTMSGSILDKLANCKHLLSLNLSNNNLSGVIPPELGNLFELQILLDLSHNSLAGSIPSNLAKLMKLENLNLSHNNFSGTIPAALTSLVSLISLDLSYNELTGTIPSGRIFQQALGSAFIGNPSLRGNATGISPCGNSSKLTDHREKVLIGVIVGIQLLVTLTAVILALQRRNKELNEETNGLTKYEKSESIIWEREGKFTFNDIAKATDNFSEKYCIGKGGFGSVYKAELASGQIIAVKKFKASESSDVPTVNQQSFNNEIRILTEVRHRNVIKLYGFCSKRGCIYLVYEFVERGSLAKVLYGGKGGTELDWGARVKIVQGMAHAIAYLHHDCSPPIVHRDITLNNILLESDFEPRLSDFGTAKLLNFNSSNWTTVAGSYGYMAPELAVTMRVTDKCDVYSFGVATLEIMMGKHPGDLXSSLQRIQTSRSPEDPNLLPRDVLDPRLSPPTGQLADEVVLIITMALACTRTSPNSRPTMRFVAQELSACTQACLSRPVGSVTISKLASPQKYFFK; encoded by the exons ATGAAAAAATCAAACGCaactctccctctcttgctcTTCCTCTGTCTCCTTTTCTTGCTTCCATTTCAGGCCTCACCATCACCAACCACAGAGGCACAAGCTCTTGTCAAATggaagaactctctctctcctcctccaccttctcTGAGCTCATGGTCACTCACCAACATCACCCATCTCTGCAACTGGACTGGTGTTGCCTGCAACAATGGCGGGTCAGTCTCAGAGATCAGCCTCTCAGGCTCAAGCCTCAGTGGCACACTCCATGCGCTCAACTTCGCTTCTTTCCCGAACCTGACCCGCTTTGACGTCAGCAACAACAATCTCAAGGGCCTGATACCGTCCTTGATCAGCAATCTCTCCAAGCTCAGGTTCTTGGACCTGGGTAGCAATCTCTTCGAAGGTGGCATACCACCGGAGATAGGCCAATTGGAAGAGATTCAGTACTTGAGCCTCTTGAATAACAGTCTCAATGGTACTATTCCTTACCAGATCAGCAATCTCGAGAAGGTGTGGCACTTGGATCTTGGATCAAACTACTTGGAATCTCCTGACTGGTCGAAATTCTCCACCATGCCATCGGTGACTTACCTGAGCCTCTTCTACAATTTTCTCGATGGCAAATTTCCAGGCTTCGTGGCTGATTGCCAGAACCTGACATATCTGGACCTGTCGCAAAACATGTTGACCGGTGAAATCCCTGAGGCTGTGTATGTGAACCTGGTGAACCTTGAATACCTTAACCTCACTTCGAATTCGCTCCAGGGACTGATCTCAAACATATCAAAACTTTCCCAGCTGAAGGAGATCCGGATTGTTAACAATTCGTTCAGTGGTCTTATACCTGGAGACATAGGATCGCTGTCTCAGCTTCAGATGATTGAGATATACAACAATTCCTTTGAAGGGGCAATCCCTAGCTCCATTGGTCAATTGAGGCAGCTTGAAAAGCTCGATTTGCACCTAAACCTCTTGAACTCTTCGATCCCTTCCGAGCTCAGTCTTTGTTCTAAGCTAACCTTCTTAGCCCTTGCTAAGAATTCGATCTCTGGGGAGctgcctctctctctgtccAATCTGGTCAGATTGTCAGAATTTGGAGCTTCAGATAATCACCTGTCTGGTGAGTTATCGCCTTATTTCTTCACGAATTGGACAGAACTCATTTCTTTGCAGCTCCAGAACAATTCTCTTTCCGGGAAAATTCCGCCAGAAATTGGAATCCTGACCAAGCTCAATTACCTCTACTTGTACCGCAATTCGCTCTCTGGCTCAATCCCTACTGGGATCGGGAGCCTCAAGAATCTGCTCGAGTTAGACCTCTCACAGAACAATCTCTCCGGCCAAATCCCTTTGACATTGGGGAACCTTAGCAACTTGCAGCTCCTCCAGCTTTTCTCCAACAACCTGAATGGGACTATTCCGCCGGAGGTCGGCAATCTCACACGGTTGATCACTCTCGACCTCAGCACGAACCAGCTTTATGGAGAGGTCCCCGAGACCATCTCTCGCCTTGCTAACTTAGAGTCAATCTCTTTGttcacaaacaatttctcaGGAGGAATACCACGTGATTTCGGCAAGTACAGCCCTTCTCTGCAATACGTTAGCTTTTCGGACAACAGTTTCACCGGAGAACTGCCGCCAGAATTATGCAGCGGCTTTGCTCTTCAATATCTCACGGTCAATGGGAATAAATTTACTGGGCGGCTGCCCAACTGCTTGAGGAATTGTTCGGGGCTAACGAGAGTCCGTCTAGACAGCAATCAGTTCACTGCAGATCTCACGAGCGTGTTCGGAGTTTATCCGAATCTGACCTTTAGAAGCCTCAGCAACAATCGATTTGTTGGGAATCTCTCAGCAGAATGGGGagattgtgaaaatctcacgaATTTGCAGATAGATGGTAACAAAATTGCCGGCCGCATCCCACCAGAGCTTGGGAAATTGTCTCAGTTGCGTGTCCTGACTTTGCACAACAATGACTTGACCGGGAAAATTCCCACCGAGATGGGAAATCTAGGGGAGTTGTTGAGActgaacttgagcaacaaccaTTTGGCCGGAGATATTCCCATCTCATTAGGAAACTTATCGAGACTAAAGTTTTTTGATTTGTCAAAGAACACAATGAGCGGTAGCATACTAGACAAGCTAGCAAATTGTAAGCATTTACTGAGTttgaacttgagcaacaacaatCTGTCGGGTGTCATACCGCCGGAGCTTGGGAATTTGTTTGAGCTACAGATCCTCCTAGACCTGAGCCACAACTCACTAGCAggatcaattccatccaatttagCAAAGCTTATGAAGCTGGAAAATCTCAATCTTTCGCATAACAACTTCTCGGGTACGATCCCAGCTGCTCTCACCAGCTTGGTTAGTTTAATCTCCCTAGACTTATCGTACAATGAGCTAACAGGCACGATTCCTAGTGGTCGCATCTTCCAACAAGCACTGGGAAGTGCTTTTATCGGGAATCCGAGCTTGCGTGGAAACGCGACGGGAATATCTCCTTGTGGGAATAGCAGTAAATTGACCGACCATAGGGAAAAGGTTCTTATTGGTGTAATTGTGGGCATACAACTTCTGGTGACTTTAACTGCTGTGATTCTAGCACTTCAGCGGCGAAACAAGGAACTCAATGAAGAGACTAATGGTCTAACGAAGTACGAGAAATCTGAGTCGATCATATGGGAAAGGGAAGGGAAGTTCACATTCAATGACATCGCCAAGGCTACCGACAACTTCAGCGAAAAGTACTGCATTGGAAAGGGCGGCTTCGGGAGTGTTTACAAGGCTGAACTGGCCAGCGGCCAAATCATCGCTGTCAAAAAGTTCAAAGCATCAGAATCCAGCGATGTCCCCACAGTCAACCAACAGAGTTTCAACAACGAGATCCGCATTTTGACCGAGGTCCGACACCGCAATGTGATCAAGCTCTACGGGTTCTGTTCCAAGAGGGGTTGCATCTACTTGGTCTATGAGTTTGTGGAGAGAGGGAGTTTGGCAAAGGTCTTGTATGGAGGAAAAGGAGGAACTGAACTGGACTGGGGTGCAAGAGTGAAAATTGTTCAGGGCATGGCTCACGCGATCGCCTATTTGCATCATGATTGCTCCCCACCTATTGTCCATCGGGACATAACCCTCAACAACATCTTGCTCGAGTCGGACTTCGAGCCTCGACTTTCGGACTTTGGGACAGCGAAACTCTTGAATTTCAACTCGTCAAATTGGACAACAGTGGCTGGGTCTTATGGCTACATGGCTCCTG AGTTAGCAGTTACGATGCGAGTGACAGATAAATGCGATGTGTATAGCTTCGGAGTAGCTACACTAGAGATCATGATGGGGAAGCATCCAGGGGATC TCTCTTCCCTACAAAGGATACAAACATCGAGATCACCAGAAGACCCAAATTTGCTACCAAGGGATGTGCTCGACCCACGTCTTTCTCCTCCGACCGGCCAACTAGCCGACGAAGTGGTACTCATCATCACAATGGCGCTAGCGTGCACGAGGACGAGTCCCAATTCACGACCCACCATGCGTTTCGTGGCACAAGAATTATCCGCATGCACTCAAGCTTGCTTGTCTAGGCCCGTGGGCTCCGTAACTATCAGCAAGCTAGCGAGtcctcaaaaatatttttttaagtga